The Eriocheir sinensis breed Jianghai 21 chromosome 29, ASM2467909v1, whole genome shotgun sequence genomic interval GCCGCGAGACTGATGTTGACCCATCCTTCCTTCGGCAGCCAAAGAAGAGTCGCTGTCACAGAGCCTTGGCGGCGAGTCTGGACAGGGCGCCTTGACCCCCCCACTAGGAGGCGTGGAGCTTTCTGGACCAGACCCAGCGACACCCTCGTGCTCGCAGCAGTGCACCCGCATCTTCCTGCCCGTGTGCGGCAGTGACGGCGTCACATACAACAACCTGTGCCTGCTGCAGATCGTCGACTGTGAGAACAAAGCTGCCGGCGGCCCGGGCGTCTCCGTCACCGCGGAGGGAGCGTGTGGTGAGTGTCTTGTGTGTCCCCTTGGCGGGAAGATCTTTCGACCCTgagtttctttctgttcctcctcgaGGGCCTTCCCTGAGCCCTTCGAGTGTCCGTGACTGTATGCCTCACAACGCCTCCTGACTGTTCGTTCTCCTACAGACAAGGCGGCCGGTGTGGACGCCTTGCAGGTGGGCCCGACGACCTCGTGCTCGCAGCAGTGTACCCGCATCTTCCTGCCCGTGTGCGGCAGCGACGGCGTCACCTACAACAACCTGTGCCTGTTGGAGATCGCCAACTGCGAGAACAAAGCCGCGGGTGGTGCGGGCGTGACCGTTGCCGCGGAGGGCGCGTGTGGTGAGTGTCTGAGTAAAGAGGGGCGGGGCTCCTGGCAGCAGGGCAGGGCATGAGGGGAGGGGTGCAGGGACAGGGTGGGTCTGCCAAGGTTATTTACTTGTCTCTCTTGTGACCGTGACGGTGGTGTGCAGCCCCAGAGGCGGCGACGCCGGGGGAAAGGACCTGCACCTAAGATGGGCTGTCCTGCGGGCGCCTCTGGTTCTGCTGCCTCCTTGGCCTCACATTGTCACATGTGCCTCTTTTACTCCCAGGAGCCGCGACGGAGGCGCCGCAGCCCCCGTCCACCACGGAGAAACCTCCGTGCTCACAGCAGTGTACCCGCATCTTCCTGCCCGTGTGCGGCAGCGACGGCGTCACCTACAACAACATGTGCCTGCTGGAGATCGCCGACTGCGAAAACAAAGCTGCCGGCGGCCCGGGCGTTTCTGTCGCTTCGGAGGGCGCGTGTGGTGAGTGTCTGAGTGTAGAGGGGCGGGGTTCCTTgcagcagggcagggcagggcagggcacgagtaggaggaggcggcagggggGGTTAGCTTGGGTTGATTTTTCGTTTTTGTTGTGGAAGTGACGGCGGTGTGCGGCCTCTGTCACGGCGACGGCAGGGTGGAAGGACCTGCACCTAGGAGCTGGGCTATCCTGCGGGGACCCTGTTTCCGTTGCATCCTTGGCTGGAGGCCGCCGTCTTTGCCACTCATGTCCTAAAAGCAGCAGCGACACTCACAAGAGCCTCTTACACTCCCAGGAGCCGCAACGGAGGTCCCGCAGCCCCCAACTACTCAGGAGACATCTTCGTGCTCAAAGCAGTGTACCCGCATCTTCCTCCCCGTGTGCGGCAGCGACGGCGTCACCTACAACAACCTGTGCCTGCTGGAGATCGCCGACTGTGAGAGTAGAGCCGCTGGTGGTCCGAGCGTCATCGTCGCCTCAGAAGGGGCGTGTGGTGAGTTATATCTGGTTTTAACTTGCTTAAACGTTTCCCCTTCATTACAGCCTTGGCAGCCGTGATTAGATTAAGGCAAGGTTGGGTTAAAGCAGCTGCTGCCACGAGACGACAAGAGGAGCGGCGAGAAGGatgaggtggcggaggtggttgtGGCGGCTGTGTTTCATAACATCAATCTGAGTCGGCAGCACTTTGACCAACGGAGATTTACgacaattttttttctatctttcacgCGTGAGGCTTCAGAACGGGAGTTTGGGACGTGCAGGTGACGGGGTGCGGTGTTTCGGGGGGGAACAGAACAAGTCCCAAGAGGTTGCTTACACAGGGCTAGTACGATGCCGAGGTTCAGCTACCCGGGGCCTGAACAAACCCGGCTAAGAAGTGACCCAGACCCGTGCGGGGCCGGGGAATGTGTCGCCTGCCCGCCCGTTTGCCACACCCAGACGCCCTCCGACACAAATATTTTCTATCTTCAGGAGCCGCGACGGAGAAGCCGCCCTCGTGCTCGCAGCAGTGTACCCGCATCCTCTTCCCCGTGTGCGGCAGCGACGGCGTCACCTACAACAACATGTGTCTGCTGGAGATTGCCGACTGTGAGAGCAGAGCCGCTGGTGGTCCGAGTGTCATTGTCGTTTCGGAGGGCGCGTGTGGTGAGTGTCTGACTCTTCCCTtaggggggcgggggcggaaacCCGGGGATGAGGAGGCAGCGGCCGTGACTGtgtgaggaggggaggcaggaaggggacaGCGCGTTAGTCGTTCtgaaggggtggggggtgggggtgatgggcgTGCGACTGACAAAGGGGGTTGAGGGGAGGTAATGGAAGGTTGTCAGTCaggaacgtacacacacacacacacacacacacacacacacacacacacacacacacacacacactgtcgccTCGATGCACGTTAGGTCTGTGTAACTTTCACACTCTACTCAAAACTCATAAAAGTCATAAAAAAGTACTGCCACACGAGTCTAAAATACCCTTAAAAACTAGTGTTGCTGGTcgacatgcatgtgtgtgtgtgtgtgtgtgtgtgtgtgtccatacatCCTCGTTTTCTATCTCATGCAATGACCATAACGATGACCGCTGTTCAGGAGCCGCGACGGAGGCACCGCAGCCCCCGTCCACCACGGAGAAAGCAACGTGCTCACAGCAGTGCACCCGCATCTTCCTGCCCGTGTGCGGCAGTGACGGCGTCACCTACAACAACCCGTGCCTGCTGGAGATCGCCGACTGTGAGAACAAAGCTGCCGGCGGCCCGGGCGTCTCCGTCACCGCGGAGGGAGCGTGTGGTGAGTGTCTTGTGTGTTCCCTTGGCGGGCAGATCTTTCGACCCTGAGTTTCTTTTTGTCCCTCCTCGAGTGCCTTCCCTGAGCCCTTCGAGTGTCTGTGACTGTATGCAGGCGACGTGCATCCAGTCGAGTTCATACAGCGTGCATACAGTTCGAGTGTCCGTGAGTGTATGGCTAACAACGTGTGGGGCGCCTCACAACGCCTCCTGACTGTTCGTTCTCCTACAGACCAGGCGGGCGGCGAGGACAACACTGTGGCGGGCAGCGGTGGGGACACCACGCAGGTGGGCGCGACGACCCCGTGCTCGCAGCAGTGTACCCGCATCTTCCTGCCCGTGTGCGGCAGCGACGGCGTCACCTACAACAACCTGTGCCTGCTGGAGATCGCAGACTGCGAGAACAAAGCCGCGGGCGGTGCGGGCGTGACCGTTGCCGCAGAGGGCGCGTGTGGTGAGTGTCTGAGTAAATAGCGGCGTGTCTCCTGGCAGCAAGGCAGGGCAGGACACGAGGGGAGGGGTGCGGCGGCAGGGGGGGTTAGCCTAGATTATTTACTTGTCTTTGTTGTGACCGTGACGGCGGTGCGATGCCGGGGGGGAAGGACCTGCAcctaaggcccctttcacacgagcggtttctgccgctgcggcacgtgccggacggtttagctttacattgactcCTATGGGTGCGTTCACATGAAGCCGGAGCGGCAGGACTGCCGCTCCGGCAGTCGCACCCTGCCGgactgccagcaagaccgcagcGGTAGAAATGCCGCACAGCGGTTTCGGTGGTCAAGTGTTGCTATGGGCGCGTTCACACATGCGGTGTTTGCCGCGTGCggcgagggatagttgtctgtcaacactgggaggaagggcacgcgaccactttgtctgcatcattggaaaagctggtatgcactatattttccatcttatgaactttcatttaatgtatattgaaaatgtaagtgtcttacatattaattctgtacacctctgtacaacaaacatctgcagttaaatttcagggttatgactaattaaaaattatcatgacacggagctgctgatctCCGAGATTAAAAGACGGCCTTGCTTGTGGGATCCCTCAAGAGAAGATTACAAATATAACTGAAGGAGATACTGAAGCGGATGCGGCAGACACCGCACTTGACCGTAGATGTCCAGGTGCCATGCGGCTGCCGCTCGCCGGAGCGGTAGAAACCACTCGTGTGAAAGGAGCCTAAGATCTGGGCTGTCCTGCGGGTGCCTCTGGTTCTGCTGCTTCCTTGGCCTCACATTGTCACATGTGCCTCTTTTACCCCCAGGAGCCGCGACGGAGGCGCCGCAGCCCCAGTCCACCACGGAGAAACCCACGTGCTCACAGCAGTGTACCCGTATCTTCCTGCCCGTGTGCGGCAGTGACGGCGTCACATACAACAACCTGTGCCTGCTGAAGATCGTCGACTGCGAAAACAAAGCTGCCGGCGGCCCGGGCGTCTCCGTCACCGCGGAGGGCGCGTGTGGTGAGTGTCTTGTGTGTTCCCTTGGCGGGAAGATCTTTCAACCCTGAgtttctttctgtccctcctcGAGGGCCTTCCCTGAGCCCTTCGAGTGTCGTGACTGTATGCAGGCGACGGGTAGGGACATCTTGCAGCCCGACACCTGCGCCATAGACATGCGGGGCACCTCACAACGCTTCCTGACTTTTTGTGCTCCCATAGACCAGGCGGGCGGCGAGGACAACACTGTGGCGGGCAGCGGCGGGGACACCACGCAGGTGGGCGCGACGACCCCGTGCTCGCAGCAGTGTACCCGCATCTTCCTGCCCGTGTGCGGCAGCGACGGCGTCACCTACAACAACCTGTGCCTGCTGGAGATCGCCGACTGCGAGAACAAAGCCGCGGGCGGTGCGGGCGTGACCGTCGCCGCGGAGGGCGCGTGTGGTGAGTGTCTGAGTAAAAAGGGGCGGGGCTCATGGCAGCAaggcagggtagggcagggcatgAGGGGAGGGGTGTGGCGGCAGGGGGGGGTCAACCAAGATTATTTACTTGTCTCTGTTGTGACCGTGACGGCGGTGTGCAACCTCCGCGGCGGCGACGCCGGGGGGAAGGATCTGCAACTAAGATGGGCTGTCCTGCGGGTGCTTCCTTGGCCTCACATTGTCACATGGGCCTCTTTTACTCCCAGGAGCCGCGACGGAGGCGCCGCAGCCCCCGTCCACCACGGAGAAACCCCCGTGCTCACAGCAGTGCACCCGCATCTTCCTGCCCGTGTGCGGCAGTGACGGCGTCACCTACAACAACCTGTGCCTACTGGAGATCGCCGACTGCGAGAACAAAGTTGCCGGCGGCCCGGGCGTTTCTGTCGCTTCTGAGGGCGCGTGTGGTGAGTGTTTGGGTCTCGATCGGAGGAATCAACCTACGGCTGAGCAGGGGATGGTGCAGGGGGGCGGGGTGAGGCAAGACAGGAAAGGATAGAGTGGTGGTGAGTGAAAAGATCTTTACATCAGGGAGCATTGTCTGACCGGGTTGCCGCCCTGTTTGTGGTGGGGGAATCTGCCTgaagagggacaactccgaacaacaaacccgggcaggggGTGTTCTTCAGGGCGGGGACTTGTAGTGCTGTGGGGGACGCGGTGCAGAGGGCAGCACGGGTAAGCTTGTGTCTGGCGGGGTCGTGACGGCTTAGTTCAGAACCTCTATGAGCGGTAGAGGACCGCGGTGGAAGAAACCTTCAAGGCCCGGCTGGTGCTCCGTGCCGCCTTTCTGACCACACATTGCTGCCTCAGTCACTCTCCGGTAGCGGCAGGACACTGTCACAATGGCCCTCTTCCACCCCCAGGAGCCACGACGGAGGCGCCGCAGCCCCCGTCCACCACGGAGAAACCCCCGTGCTCACAGCAGTGCACCCGCATCTTCCTCCCCGTGTGCGGCAGCGACGGCGTCACCTACAACAACCTGTGCCTCCTGAAGGTGGCAGACTGCAAGCGCAGAGCCGCGGGAGGCAAGGGCATCTCTGCTGTGTCTGAGGGCGCGTGTGGTGAGTGTTGTCGAGGGGCCGCGGCCTCCAGTACGTGTGTGAACACTGTCGCTTTGCTCGCACTGTCGACCAAAGAGCCGCCTTGACGCTTTGACGCCTTGACGCCTGACGCTGCCGGGACCACACTGACTTGCCTCTGCCTCCCGCAGGCCGTGAAGAGCCTGCCGCCCCGCAGAGCTCCGAAGAAGTGTTCAGCTCCTGCAGGCGGATGTGCACGCGCCACGCGGCGCCCGTGTGCGGCTCTGACGACGTCACGTACGAGAACGAATGTCTTTTGGAGGACGCCAGCTGCCGCTCCAGGAGGGACACTGGGCGGTGGATCTTCCTGCGTTACACTGGCCCGTGCGGTGcgtgtccccctcccccctttcaatTCTTGAATGACCCTGGCTACCCTGCCGCCTCCGCCCTGCCACACTCTGTCAAGCTGCCTCCTGCCCCACCCGCCCACCACGACCTCCTAACCCTTGCATCTTCCCACAGACTCATCGTTCGACATCAAGGGCAGCGGCTGCCGCGATAACTGCCAGGAGGAGTACGAGCCCGTCTGCGGCTCCGACGGCCGGACGTACGACAACGAGTGTTTCCTGGACGCGTCCAACTGCGGGCGGTGGGCGCGGAATGAGCAGGGCGTGTACCTAGTGGACGAGGGCCCCTGCGGTGAGCCTTGAGCCGGGCCGAGCGCCTGCTATGCCTCGGTGCTGCCCGGCGCGGCCACCAAGCAATTCTCTCTCCACTTGAAAAACCTAAATACATTCCTGCCACCAACCCTCCGCTGCCTTTCCCTGTCCATTCCCTCTGCCGCTCGCCTCAAACTCTGTCTCTTGAGCCTCTCAGgcactcccttcactcctccgGTAATGTATATATGGCCCTTGCTGACGTCGTCTGCACGcctaactgtgtctgtctgtatatatattaGCTTTGTCATCTGTCCCTGCCtgcctttgtctgtttgtctgtctgtgtcttttttgGCTTTTGTCTTGTCCCTTGCTTCCTGTCACTCGGTTTTAGTGTCACAATTTATTTTGAGCTTGATGGCGGCGCCGGAGGTGCTGTCGCTCtaatgttttgtgtttgtgtcgcTTCCAATCAGTGTCGTGACGCGTCTGTGCAATAACACTTTGTAACACTTTTTGTACTAGTCCGCTCGTCCGCatgcctctacctctctctcccttccagagGGCGACGCACGCACGTCACAGGAGGTGAGGCCTTCCTTCAACATGGCTCTTTCCTCCCCACACTCCTCGCCCCAAGAAGCATCCCCATCCAcccactcctccccctcatctccccaaCAGTCCTCCTCTTCAGTTGACTCCCCCCAGCTGGCCCCCCCGTCGTCCGGCTCACCCCCCTCGGCCCCCGTGTGCTCTGAGGCCTGCACGCGCGAGTTCCGGCCGGTGTGTGGCTCGGACGGGCTCACCTACAACAACCCATGCGCCCTCGAGGTGGCAAACTGCAAGAGCCGCGCGCGAGGAGGCCTGACCGTGGAGACGAAGTTTGAAGGCCCTTGTGGTGAGTGGTTGTAATTAATTTAAtctaattttattttattctattctattattttgtttttgttttactgttcgtttttttattattctacttattcatttctttatattaatatttttatcattttcttatttctgtattcttacttctcctcctcctcctcctcttcttggggtcaccatcagcagtggcTTGAAACACGCAAAGCAATGTAAAAAAGCATAAAACAAAGCCAACAATATCCTCGGGTTTACGGCGAGGAATTTCGAGTGTAAGATGCCGCAAGTAATGCTATTTTTACATAACTCAATGGTAAGGCCTCACCTctagtatgcagtgcagttctggtcccctaattacaggacGGACATTGAATTATTAGAGAAAGTTCAGCGACGAGCTAAGAaaatgattccacccttgagggccctgccgtatgaagaatgacttaagcgactcaacctcttctcGTTgtaaaagagacgcttacgaggggatatgattcaggtcttcaagtacgtTAAGAATTttagtaacgtcgatcactccaagttTTTTTGAGCTACGAACCAACTCAAGAAATAGAAACAATGACTTTTCCATACAAGCGAggcgatgcaatacagacattggtaggagtttcttctctaatCGAGCCATACGCCATTGGGACAATcttcctgctgaagtagtaagtccAGAAATCATCAACTCCTTAAAAAATCGCATTGACCATTACGTCGTGACAGCAGGAGTAAACTTAACGTACGCACCGAAGTGCTTTGATCTGGTCTGCATGCACCAAGTAACTGTCAGGCAGGTCACGGCACTAGAGCGGACAACaaaacgaaggagacagctcaagggcacaaaaaaaaggaaacaataataaaaaaaaaaatgcccgctactcaaaacaacctcgtaatgagccaatatgcTTCATGTCGGCTACTTttttatgtttccatgtttcctccttttcctcctcctcctcctcctcctcctcctcctcctctttcatcatcatctccaggGTAATGTTCACCTCTTTTTTTGAGATACACACAACACCTCGCCTCCCCCGGGTCTGGCGCAacacacaccaccaacacacacgccgtcatgtaaacaaacaaacaacacaacgcaacacagcaGCTTGCCAAGTGGGGCGTTAATACGTTTTTCATATAG includes:
- the LOC127005078 gene encoding agrin-like isoform X7, encoding MKGEQRALAVGVAVVCLLTSPAWGGLTHFSHRAERSIAGPETNTVNGGVGGGGPTGGGGGGGADPCPEFCPFDYTPVCGSDGVTYTNPCTLSLATCRDGSSLTAAYMGVCDVITPAFAAAAVPPSAGAGAGEGGSAGGGAGVTCREECHLILLPVCGSDGVTYPNKCQLELASCLQGGGLTVVSEGECAKEESLSQSLGGESGQGALTPPLGGVELSGPDPATPSCSQQCTRIFLPVCGSDGVTYNNLCLLQIVDCENKAAGGPGVSVTAEGACDKAAGVDALQVGPTTSCSQQCTRIFLPVCGSDGVTYNNLCLLEIANCENKAAGGAGVTVAAEGACGAATEAPQPPSTTEKPPCSQQCTRIFLPVCGSDGVTYNNMCLLEIADCENKAAGGPGVSVASEGACGAATEVPQPPTTQETSSCSKQCTRIFLPVCGSDGVTYNNLCLLEIADCESRAAGGPSVIVASEGACGAATEKPPSCSQQCTRILFPVCGSDGVTYNNMCLLEIADCESRAAGGPSVIVVSEGACGAATEAPQPPSTTEKATCSQQCTRIFLPVCGSDGVTYNNPCLLEIADCENKAAGGPGVSVTAEGACDQAGGEDNTVAGSGGDTTQVGATTPCSQQCTRIFLPVCGSDGVTYNNLCLLEIADCENKAAGGAGVTVAAEGACGAATEAPQPQSTTEKPTCSQQCTRIFLPVCGSDGVTYNNLCLLKIVDCENKAAGGPGVSVTAEGACDQAGGEDNTVAGSGGDTTQVGATTPCSQQCTRIFLPVCGSDGVTYNNLCLLEIADCENKAAGGAGVTVAAEGACGAATEAPQPPSTTEKPPCSQQCTRIFLPVCGSDGVTYNNLCLLEIADCENKVAGGPGVSVASEGACDSSFDIKGSGCRDNCQEEYEPVCGSDGRTYDNECFLDASNCGRWARNEQGVYLVDEGPCEGDARTSQEVRPSFNMALSSPHSSPQEASPSTHSSPSSPQQSSSSVDSPQLAPPSSGSPPSAPVCSEACTREFRPVCGSDGLTYNNPCALEVANCKSRARGGLTVETKFEGPCVAALPKGPVCEASCDRRFRPVCGSDGETYSNQCLLEYADCQNPFFTIEAVHEGPCQRLPPAPAGPSASLPFLPPPLPQPEPGHSRESSSSEEDLTYSAYILAV
- the LOC127005078 gene encoding serine protease inhibitor Kazal-type 5-like isoform X6, encoding MKGEQRALAVGVAVVCLLTSPAWGGLTHFSHRAERSIAGPETNTVNGGVGGGGPTGGGGGGGADPCPEFCPFDYTPVCGSDGVTYTNPCTLSLATCRDGSSLTAAYMGVCDVITPAFAAAAVPPSAGAGAGEGGSAGGGAGVTCREECHLILLPVCGSDGVTYPNKCQLELASCLQGGGLTVVSEGECAKEESLSQSLGGESGQGALTPPLGGVELSGPDPATPSCSQQCTRIFLPVCGSDGVTYNNLCLLQIVDCENKAAGGPGVSVTAEGACDKAAGVDALQVGPTTSCSQQCTRIFLPVCGSDGVTYNNLCLLEIANCENKAAGGAGVTVAAEGACGAATEAPQPPSTTEKPPCSQQCTRIFLPVCGSDGVTYNNMCLLEIADCENKAAGGPGVSVASEGACGAATEVPQPPTTQETSSCSKQCTRIFLPVCGSDGVTYNNLCLLEIADCESRAAGGPSVIVASEGACGAATEKPPSCSQQCTRILFPVCGSDGVTYNNMCLLEIADCESRAAGGPSVIVVSEGACGAATEAPQPPSTTEKATCSQQCTRIFLPVCGSDGVTYNNPCLLEIADCENKAAGGPGVSVTAEGACDQAGGEDNTVAGSGGDTTQVGATTPCSQQCTRIFLPVCGSDGVTYNNLCLLEIADCENKAAGGAGVTVAAEGACGAATEAPQPQSTTEKPTCSQQCTRIFLPVCGSDGVTYNNLCLLKIVDCENKAAGGPGVSVTAEGACGAATEAPQPPSTTEKPPCSQQCTRIFLPVCGSDGVTYNNLCLLEIADCENKVAGGPGVSVASEGACGATTEAPQPPSTTEKPPCSQQCTRIFLPVCGSDGVTYNNLCLLKVADCKRRAAGGKGISAVSEGACGREEPAAPQSSEEVFSSCRRMCTRHAAPVCGSDDVTYENECLLEDASCRSRRDTGRWIFLRYTGPCDSSFDIKGSGCRDNCQEEYEPVCGSDGRTYDNECFLDASNCGRWARNEQGVYLVDEGPCEGDARTSQEVRPSFNMALSSPHSSPQEASPSTHSSPSSPQQSSSSVDSPQLAPPSSGSPPSAPVCSEACTREFRPVCGSDGLTYNNPCALEVANCKSRARGGLTVETKFEGPCVAALPKGPVCEASCDRRFRPVCGSDGETYSNQCLLEYADCQNPFFTIEAVHEGPCQRLPPAPAGPSASLPFLPPPLPQPEPGHSRESSSSEEDLTYSAYILAV
- the LOC127005078 gene encoding agrin-like isoform X14; this encodes MKGEQRALAVGVAVVCLLTSPAWGGLTHFSHRAERSIAGPETNTVNGGVGGGGPTGGGGGGGADPCPEFCPFDYTPVCGSDGVTYTNPCTLSLATCRDGSSLTAAYMGVCDVITPAFAAAAVPPSAGAGAGEGGSAGGGAGVTCREECHLILLPVCGSDGVTYPNKCQLELASCLQGGGLTVVSEGECAKEESLSQSLGGESGQGALTPPLGGVELSGPDPATPSCSQQCTRIFLPVCGSDGVTYNNLCLLQIVDCENKAAGGPGVSVTAEGACDKAAGVDALQVGPTTSCSQQCTRIFLPVCGSDGVTYNNLCLLEIANCENKAAGGAGVTVAAEGACGAATEAPQPPSTTEKPPCSQQCTRIFLPVCGSDGVTYNNMCLLEIADCENKAAGGPGVSVASEGACGAATEVPQPPTTQETSSCSKQCTRIFLPVCGSDGVTYNNLCLLEIADCESRAAGGPSVIVASEGACGAATEKPPSCSQQCTRILFPVCGSDGVTYNNMCLLEIADCESRAAGGPSVIVVSEGACGAATEAPQPPSTTEKATCSQQCTRIFLPVCGSDGVTYNNPCLLEIADCENKAAGGPGVSVTAEGACDQAGGEDNTVAGSGGDTTQVGATTPCSQQCTRIFLPVCGSDGVTYNNLCLLEIADCENKAAGGAGVTVAAEGACGAATEAPQPQSTTEKPTCSQQCTRIFLPVCGSDGVTYNNLCLLKIVDCENKAAGGPGVSVTAEGACGREEPAAPQSSEEVFSSCRRMCTRHAAPVCGSDDVTYENECLLEDASCRSRRDTGRWIFLRYTGPCDSSFDIKGSGCRDNCQEEYEPVCGSDGRTYDNECFLDASNCGRWARNEQGVYLVDEGPCEGDARTSQEVRPSFNMALSSPHSSPQEASPSTHSSPSSPQQSSSSVDSPQLAPPSSGSPPSAPVCSEACTREFRPVCGSDGLTYNNPCALEVANCKSRARGGLTVETKFEGPCVAALPKGPVCEASCDRRFRPVCGSDGETYSNQCLLEYADCQNPFFTIEAVHEGPCQRLPPAPAGPSASLPFLPPPLPQPEPGHSRESSSSEEDLTYSAYILAV
- the LOC127005078 gene encoding agrin-like isoform X5, whose protein sequence is MKGEQRALAVGVAVVCLLTSPAWGGLTHFSHRAERSIAGPETNTVNGGVGGGGPTGGGGGGGADPCPEFCPFDYTPVCGSDGVTYTNPCTLSLATCRDGSSLTAAYMGVCDVITPAFAAAAVPPSAGAGAGEGGSAGGGAGVTCREECHLILLPVCGSDGVTYPNKCQLELASCLQGGGLTVVSEGECAKEESLSQSLGGESGQGALTPPLGGVELSGPDPATPSCSQQCTRIFLPVCGSDGVTYNNLCLLQIVDCENKAAGGPGVSVTAEGACDKAAGVDALQVGPTTSCSQQCTRIFLPVCGSDGVTYNNLCLLEIANCENKAAGGAGVTVAAEGACGAATEVPQPPTTQETSSCSKQCTRIFLPVCGSDGVTYNNLCLLEIADCESRAAGGPSVIVASEGACGAATEKPPSCSQQCTRILFPVCGSDGVTYNNMCLLEIADCESRAAGGPSVIVVSEGACGAATEAPQPPSTTEKATCSQQCTRIFLPVCGSDGVTYNNPCLLEIADCENKAAGGPGVSVTAEGACDQAGGEDNTVAGSGGDTTQVGATTPCSQQCTRIFLPVCGSDGVTYNNLCLLEIADCENKAAGGAGVTVAAEGACGAATEAPQPQSTTEKPTCSQQCTRIFLPVCGSDGVTYNNLCLLKIVDCENKAAGGPGVSVTAEGACDQAGGEDNTVAGSGGDTTQVGATTPCSQQCTRIFLPVCGSDGVTYNNLCLLEIADCENKAAGGAGVTVAAEGACGAATEAPQPPSTTEKPPCSQQCTRIFLPVCGSDGVTYNNLCLLEIADCENKVAGGPGVSVASEGACGATTEAPQPPSTTEKPPCSQQCTRIFLPVCGSDGVTYNNLCLLKVADCKRRAAGGKGISAVSEGACGREEPAAPQSSEEVFSSCRRMCTRHAAPVCGSDDVTYENECLLEDASCRSRRDTGRWIFLRYTGPCDSSFDIKGSGCRDNCQEEYEPVCGSDGRTYDNECFLDASNCGRWARNEQGVYLVDEGPCEGDARTSQEVRPSFNMALSSPHSSPQEASPSTHSSPSSPQQSSSSVDSPQLAPPSSGSPPSAPVCSEACTREFRPVCGSDGLTYNNPCALEVANCKSRARGGLTVETKFEGPCVAALPKGPVCEASCDRRFRPVCGSDGETYSNQCLLEYADCQNPFFTIEAVHEGPCQRLPPAPAGPSASLPFLPPPLPQPEPGHSRESSSSEEDLTYSAYILAV